A single window of Streptococcus cristatus ATCC 51100 DNA harbors:
- a CDS encoding Cof-type HAD-IIB family hydrolase, which yields MEIKAVFFDIDGTLINDSRTVLKSTEAAIKSLQEQGILVGLATGRGPFFVKPFMDKLDLDFAVTYNGQYIFSKDRVISATPIDKQSLRDLIAYAKEHRKEISLGTEQAMQGSKIMTFGMSSFSQWATQFIPRKMTRTVSHGFNKIVSKALPQHEEDLLKLIQEPIYQVLILADPAESAKIEADFPHLKFTRSSPYAADIINQGMSKLEGIRLVGQEYGFDIHQVMAFGDSDNDLEMLSGVGLSIAMGNGTSSVKEVAKHTTSSNSQDGIHRALEHFGILASEKVFVSRDHHFNKVKTFHGVMDESTQEEPIAWTPEEARHRADFKLEELVEFLRAASSSEEEFDQSMARMHEALDKAAAKVRSKSKAEISLVGQVDALIDTLYFTYGSFVLMGVDPERIFDIVHQANMGKIFPDGKAHFDPVTHKILKPDDWEEKYAPEPAIEWELERQIQAYQRNVEKAQKETKDEE from the coding sequence ATGGAAATAAAAGCCGTCTTTTTTGATATAGATGGAACCTTGATTAATGACAGTCGAACCGTCTTGAAATCGACAGAAGCTGCCATTAAGAGTTTGCAGGAACAAGGGATTTTGGTCGGTTTAGCAACAGGTCGGGGCCCCTTCTTTGTCAAGCCTTTTATGGATAAGCTGGATTTAGACTTTGCTGTCACCTACAATGGTCAGTATATTTTTTCAAAGGACAGGGTCATTTCTGCCACACCGATTGATAAGCAGAGCCTGCGTGATCTGATTGCTTATGCCAAGGAGCACCGAAAAGAGATTTCCTTGGGGACAGAACAGGCCATGCAAGGTTCAAAAATTATGACCTTTGGTATGAGTTCTTTTTCACAGTGGGCTACCCAGTTTATTCCTAGAAAAATGACTCGGACGGTGAGCCATGGTTTTAACAAGATTGTGAGTAAGGCCCTGCCTCAGCATGAAGAAGACCTGCTGAAATTGATTCAAGAACCTATCTATCAAGTTCTGATTTTGGCGGATCCGGCTGAGAGTGCAAAGATTGAAGCAGATTTCCCCCATTTGAAATTTACTCGTTCGAGCCCTTATGCGGCGGACATTATCAATCAAGGGATGTCCAAGCTGGAGGGGATTCGTCTAGTCGGTCAAGAGTATGGCTTTGATATTCATCAGGTCATGGCCTTCGGCGACTCCGACAATGACTTGGAAATGCTGTCGGGAGTTGGTTTGTCTATTGCTATGGGAAATGGCACCAGCTCTGTCAAAGAAGTAGCCAAGCATACGACTAGCAGCAATAGTCAGGATGGGATTCATCGGGCACTTGAACATTTCGGTATTTTGGCCAGTGAGAAAGTCTTTGTGTCCCGCGATCACCATTTCAATAAGGTCAAGACCTTCCATGGTGTCATGGATGAGTCTACGCAGGAAGAACCCATCGCTTGGACACCAGAGGAAGCTCGGCACCGTGCTGACTTCAAGTTGGAAGAGTTGGTTGAATTTCTCAGAGCTGCCAGCTCATCAGAGGAAGAATTTGATCAGTCGATGGCTAGAATGCACGAGGCTTTAGATAAGGCTGCTGCCAAGGTTCGTAGCAAGAGTAAGGCAGAAATTTCTTTAGTTGGTCAAGTTGATGCTCTGATCGATACGCTCTACTTTACTTACGGTAGCTTTGTCTTGATGGGAGTTGATCCTGAGCGGATTTTCGATATTGTCCATCAGGCCAATATGGGGAAAATTTTCCCAGATGGAAAAGCGCATTTTGATCCAGTAACCCATAAAATCCTCAAACCAGATGACTGGGAAGAAAAATATGCGCCAGAACCAGCGATCGAATGGGAGTTGGAGCGACAGATTCAGGCCTATCAGCGCAATGTGGAAAAGGCGCAAAAAGAAACAAAAGACGAGGAGTAG
- a CDS encoding M24 family metallopeptidase, producing the protein MLSRVEKFEAALAQTECDAVLVTNLKNIYYLTGFSGTEATVFISKSRRIFLTDSRYTLIAKGVVEGFDIVETRDAVGEIAKIIADDKLAKIGFDDEISYAYFKMLESVFAGHELVPMTGFIENLRMIKDEQEIATIRKACQISDQAFLDVLDFIKPGQTTELAVMNFLDARMRQLGASGASFDFIIASGYRSAMPHGVASDKVIQNGETLTMDFGCYYNHYVSDMTRTVHVGQVTDEEREIYDIVLRSNQALIEAAKAGLSCIDFDRIPRQIINDAGYGPYFSHGIGHGIGLDIHEIPYFGKSEEPIKAGMVLTDEPGIYLDGKYGVRIEDDLLITETGCEVLTLAPKELIVI; encoded by the coding sequence ATGTTATCAAGAGTTGAAAAATTTGAAGCAGCCTTGGCTCAGACAGAATGTGATGCTGTCCTAGTAACCAATCTGAAAAATATTTACTATCTGACTGGTTTTAGTGGCACAGAAGCGACGGTTTTCATCAGCAAGTCACGACGGATTTTCCTGACGGATTCTCGCTATACCTTGATTGCCAAGGGCGTGGTTGAAGGCTTTGATATTGTTGAAACACGGGATGCAGTTGGAGAAATTGCTAAAATCATTGCAGACGACAAGTTGGCAAAAATCGGTTTTGATGATGAAATTTCCTATGCTTACTTCAAGATGCTGGAAAGTGTGTTTGCTGGTCATGAGCTGGTGCCGATGACAGGCTTTATCGAAAATCTGCGCATGATCAAGGATGAGCAAGAAATCGCGACCATTCGCAAGGCCTGCCAGATTTCTGATCAAGCCTTCCTAGATGTGCTGGACTTTATCAAGCCTGGTCAGACGACAGAGCTGGCTGTCATGAACTTTTTGGATGCCCGTATGCGCCAGCTAGGTGCTTCAGGTGCCTCCTTTGACTTCATCATCGCTTCGGGCTACCGCTCTGCTATGCCGCACGGTGTGGCTAGTGACAAGGTCATCCAAAATGGTGAAACCTTGACCATGGACTTTGGCTGCTATTATAACCACTATGTCAGTGATATGACGCGGACTGTTCATGTGGGACAGGTGACGGACGAAGAGCGGGAGATTTATGACATTGTCCTGCGCAGCAATCAAGCCTTGATAGAAGCGGCTAAAGCTGGACTCAGCTGTATTGATTTTGACCGGATTCCTCGTCAAATTATCAACGATGCAGGCTACGGACCTTACTTCAGCCACGGTATTGGTCACGGAATTGGGCTGGATATCCATGAGATTCCTTACTTTGGTAAGTCAGAAGAGCCGATCAAGGCTGGCATGGTTCTGACCGATGAGCCGGGGATCTATCTGGATGGTAAATACGGCGTTCGGATCGAAGATGACCTTCTGATCACAGAGACTGGTTGTGAGGTCTTGACCCTCGCTCCAAAAGAATTGATTGTGATTTGA
- the efp gene encoding elongation factor P, whose product MIEASKLKAGMTFETADGKLIRVLEASHHKPGKGNTIMRMKLRDVRTGSTFETSYRPEEKFEQAIIETVPAQYLYQMDGTAYFMNTETYDQYEIPVVNVEDELKFILENSDVKIQFYGSEVIGVTVPTTVELVVTETQPSIKGATVTGSGKPATLETGLVVNVPDFIEVGQKLVINTAEGTYVSRA is encoded by the coding sequence ATGATTGAAGCAAGCAAGCTGAAAGCTGGAATGACTTTTGAAACTGCTGATGGTAAATTGATCCGTGTCTTGGAAGCAAGCCACCACAAACCAGGTAAGGGAAATACTATCATGCGTATGAAATTGCGTGATGTTCGTACTGGTTCTACATTTGAGACTAGCTACCGTCCAGAAGAAAAATTTGAACAAGCTATCATTGAAACAGTACCAGCACAATACTTGTACCAAATGGATGGTACTGCGTATTTCATGAATACTGAGACTTACGATCAATACGAAATTCCAGTCGTTAATGTAGAGGACGAGTTGAAATTCATCCTTGAAAACTCAGACGTGAAAATCCAATTCTACGGATCAGAAGTGATCGGTGTAACAGTACCTACAACTGTTGAATTGGTGGTAACAGAAACACAACCATCTATCAAAGGTGCTACCGTAACAGGTTCTGGTAAGCCAGCAACTCTTGAAACAGGTCTTGTTGTCAATGTACCAGACTTCATCGAAGTTGGACAAAAATTGGTCATCAATACAGCAGAAGGAACTTACGTTTCTCGTGCGTAA
- a CDS encoding Asp23/Gls24 family envelope stress response protein, translating into MANEQLGEIVIAPRVLEKIIAIATAKVEGVHSFANKSMSDSLSMRTLGRGVALHTDESGDISVDIYLYLEYGISVPTVAVAIQKAVKSAVNDMAEVELSAVNIHVAGIVPEKSPKPDLKDLFDEDFLND; encoded by the coding sequence ATGGCAAACGAACAATTAGGCGAAATCGTTATTGCGCCACGAGTCTTGGAAAAAATTATTGCCATTGCTACGGCTAAGGTAGAGGGCGTTCATTCTTTTGCAAATAAAAGCATGTCCGATAGCCTTTCTATGCGTACGCTTGGACGCGGTGTTGCGCTGCATACGGATGAAAGTGGCGACATATCAGTGGATATCTACCTCTATCTGGAGTACGGTATCAGTGTACCAACAGTTGCAGTTGCGATCCAAAAAGCAGTCAAAAGTGCTGTGAACGATATGGCTGAAGTGGAGCTGTCTGCTGTTAATATCCACGTGGCAGGCATTGTTCCAGAAAAATCACCAAAACCAGATTTGAAAGATCTGTTTGATGAGGATTTCCTCAATGACTGA
- the nusB gene encoding transcription antitermination factor NusB → MTDVLLESRRELRQRAFQALMSLEYEGDAIESCRFAYTYDKDEEQTDTEVNIPAFLLNLVTGVSQSKEELDKKIAQHLKAGWTVERLTLVEKNILRLGIFEITEFDTPQRVAVNEAIELSKQFSDEKSSKFINGILSQFITEE, encoded by the coding sequence ATGACTGATGTTTTGTTAGAATCTAGAAGAGAGCTACGCCAGCGGGCGTTTCAGGCCTTGATGAGCCTAGAGTATGAAGGGGATGCCATTGAGTCTTGTCGCTTTGCCTATACTTATGATAAGGACGAAGAGCAGACAGATACTGAGGTCAATATCCCAGCTTTTCTACTCAACTTGGTCACAGGAGTATCTCAATCCAAGGAAGAGTTAGATAAGAAAATCGCCCAGCACTTGAAAGCAGGCTGGACAGTTGAGCGTCTGACCTTAGTGGAAAAGAATATCCTGCGATTAGGCATCTTTGAAATCACAGAGTTTGATACTCCCCAGCGAGTAGCGGTCAATGAAGCCATTGAACTTTCCAAGCAATTCTCTGATGAAAAATCAAGTAAGTTTATCAATGGGATTTTGAGTCAATTTATAACAGAAGAATAG
- a CDS encoding pullulanase: MKRNYHLQSRTSEKRHYFGIRRLKVGVASVVIASGFLFGGAQLAKADETKATTSPATEAVSVANSEALPKPADEAKTEEVDSPAQKESEQKGEIEKSAQPEAVVSQAAQPTKVADSSATPESAGKEAKETAASDEKEKPASTSQSETSTKDAIADGHMRFHFKNLPSENLGSLGLWTWDDVETPSGQKGGWPTGATSFATAKKDDYGYYLDVKMAEKRSKVSLLINNTAGQNITGDKTVELLSPQMNEVWFDKDYNPHTSEPLKEGMLRINYYRTDGQYDKKSLWLWGDVQNPGQNWPDGVDFEKTGKYGRYVDVPLKEAAKMVGFLLLDESKSGDDVKIQKQDYNFANLGKTSQIFLRDADPTVYTNPYFVNDIRMTGAQHVSLTEIEATFSTLENAKKEDILKNLKITNKDGGEVAVKDVVLDAKNKSAKLIGDFNQAQSPYLIKYGNDQFKTSMNWQLKDSLYKYDGDLGARVSQAGKQVDLTFWSPSADQVDLVVYDKEDQNKVLGRIAMQKGESGTWTSSLTPESGLGISDYRGHFYHYEITRGGKKVLVLDPYAKSLAAWNSEGADKGDAYKIAKAAFVDPSEYGPKDLTYANIPNFKKREDALIYEAHVRDFTSDPAISKDLKSQFGTFSAFIEKLDYLKDLGVTHVQLLPVLSYYFVNELKNAERMDKYASSNSNYNWGYDPQNYFSLTGMYSSTPTDPAKRIEEFKNLVNEIHKRGMGVIMDVVYNHTAKTSIFEDLEPNYYHFMDADGTPRSSFGGGRLGTTHYMSRRVLVDSIKYLTEQYKVDGFRFDMMGDHDAESIQKAFEEAKKLNPNLIMLGEGWKTYAGDENKAVQPADQTWMKSTDTVAVFSDDIRNTLKSGYPNEGTPAFITGGKRNVEDVFKNIKAQPTNFEADSPGDVIQYIAAHDNLTLFDIIAQSIKKDPAVAANNQEIHRRLRLGNLMMLTSQGTPFIHSGQEYGRTKQFRDPAYKYPVSEDKVPNKAHLLTNEDGTPFEYPYFIHDSYDSSDAVNHFDWTKATDAEKFPENTKSHAYMKGLISLRKSTDAFTRSSKAEVDQNVTLITQPGKDGVEKEDLVLGYQVVASNGDIYAVFVNADKKERNFNFGETYKHLAGAEVVADGNSAGVSAISNPAGVTRNSNGLTLAPLTATILRIKKASPAQEEKPQDTSKDIQQNPSQGSVKELQKEQSPRPSLSNKLVQVPSATTSPSPESQKQLAAEPQQDKVSPTETASTERVLPKTGTETSLLAILGGSLALFAGLLTFRKKQ; the protein is encoded by the coding sequence ATGAAAAGAAACTATCATCTACAGTCTCGGACCAGTGAAAAGCGTCATTATTTTGGGATTCGTCGCTTAAAAGTCGGAGTAGCATCTGTCGTGATTGCATCTGGCTTCCTTTTTGGAGGTGCTCAGTTAGCAAAAGCGGATGAGACAAAGGCTACGACTAGCCCAGCAACGGAAGCAGTATCAGTTGCTAATTCAGAAGCTTTGCCTAAGCCAGCAGATGAAGCAAAAACCGAGGAAGTGGATAGTCCAGCGCAAAAAGAAAGCGAACAAAAAGGAGAGATCGAGAAAAGCGCCCAGCCTGAAGCAGTAGTAAGTCAAGCTGCCCAACCGACAAAGGTGGCAGACTCTAGTGCGACTCCAGAATCAGCTGGGAAAGAAGCAAAGGAAACAGCTGCTTCTGACGAGAAAGAAAAGCCAGCGTCAACTAGCCAGTCGGAGACATCGACCAAGGATGCTATCGCAGATGGCCATATGCGTTTCCATTTCAAAAATCTACCATCCGAGAATCTGGGTAGCTTAGGCTTATGGACTTGGGATGATGTTGAAACTCCTTCTGGTCAAAAGGGAGGTTGGCCGACTGGTGCGACTAGTTTTGCGACAGCTAAAAAAGATGATTATGGCTATTACCTTGATGTCAAGATGGCAGAGAAAAGAAGCAAGGTTAGTCTCTTAATCAACAATACGGCAGGTCAAAATATTACGGGAGACAAGACAGTTGAGCTGCTCAGCCCTCAGATGAATGAAGTTTGGTTTGACAAAGACTATAATCCTCATACCTCCGAGCCCTTGAAAGAAGGAATGCTTCGCATCAATTATTATCGTACAGATGGTCAGTATGATAAGAAATCCCTTTGGCTCTGGGGAGATGTGCAAAATCCAGGTCAAAATTGGCCTGATGGCGTGGACTTTGAAAAGACTGGGAAATACGGTCGCTACGTAGATGTTCCTCTGAAAGAGGCTGCAAAGATGGTTGGTTTCCTGCTTTTAGATGAAAGCAAGTCAGGAGATGATGTGAAGATTCAAAAACAGGATTATAATTTTGCAAATTTGGGTAAAACTAGCCAGATTTTCTTGCGTGATGCGGACCCAACGGTTTATACCAACCCATACTTTGTCAATGATATTCGTATGACAGGAGCCCAGCATGTTAGTTTGACAGAGATTGAGGCGACCTTCTCTACTTTGGAAAACGCTAAAAAAGAAGACATTCTGAAAAACTTAAAAATTACTAACAAAGATGGCGGTGAAGTCGCTGTTAAAGATGTGGTTCTGGACGCAAAGAATAAAAGCGCAAAATTGATTGGTGATTTTAATCAAGCTCAGTCACCTTATCTTATCAAATACGGCAATGACCAATTTAAAACCAGCATGAACTGGCAGTTGAAGGACAGCCTTTACAAGTATGATGGTGATTTGGGCGCGCGTGTTTCGCAAGCGGGCAAACAAGTAGACCTAACATTCTGGTCACCAAGTGCGGACCAAGTCGATTTGGTGGTCTATGACAAGGAAGATCAGAACAAGGTTCTTGGGCGCATAGCTATGCAGAAGGGTGAGTCTGGCACATGGACTAGCAGCTTGACGCCTGAGAGCGGTCTAGGGATTTCTGACTATCGTGGACATTTCTATCATTATGAAATTACCCGTGGAGGCAAAAAAGTTCTTGTGCTGGATCCTTATGCTAAGTCTTTAGCAGCTTGGAACAGTGAAGGTGCGGACAAGGGGGATGCCTACAAGATTGCTAAGGCGGCCTTTGTAGATCCAAGTGAATATGGACCAAAAGACCTAACCTATGCCAATATTCCGAACTTTAAGAAGCGGGAAGATGCCTTGATTTATGAGGCTCACGTTCGTGATTTCACTTCAGATCCAGCAATTTCAAAGGATTTGAAATCTCAATTTGGAACCTTCTCAGCTTTCATTGAGAAATTGGATTATTTGAAAGACTTGGGAGTGACTCACGTTCAGCTCTTACCAGTTCTGAGTTATTACTTTGTAAATGAGCTGAAAAATGCTGAGCGCATGGACAAGTATGCTTCCAGCAATAGCAACTACAACTGGGGCTATGACCCGCAAAACTACTTCTCGTTGACAGGTATGTACTCTAGCACACCGACAGATCCAGCCAAGCGCATTGAGGAATTTAAAAATCTTGTCAACGAAATTCATAAGCGTGGTATGGGCGTTATCATGGACGTGGTCTATAATCATACGGCTAAGACTTCTATCTTCGAGGACTTGGAGCCTAATTACTACCACTTTATGGATGCGGATGGTACACCGAGATCAAGCTTTGGTGGCGGCCGCTTGGGTACTACTCACTATATGAGCAGACGGGTCTTGGTGGATTCGATCAAGTACCTGACAGAGCAGTACAAGGTAGATGGCTTCCGCTTTGATATGATGGGGGACCACGATGCTGAGTCCATCCAAAAAGCCTTTGAAGAAGCCAAGAAGCTCAATCCAAATCTCATTATGCTGGGTGAGGGTTGGAAGACTTATGCAGGTGATGAAAATAAAGCAGTCCAGCCTGCTGACCAAACTTGGATGAAGTCAACAGACACGGTAGCAGTCTTCTCAGATGACATTCGCAATACCTTGAAATCGGGTTATCCAAATGAGGGAACGCCAGCCTTTATCACCGGTGGAAAGCGCAATGTAGAAGATGTTTTCAAGAATATCAAGGCGCAGCCAACCAATTTTGAGGCAGATAGCCCAGGGGATGTGATCCAATACATTGCGGCCCATGATAATCTGACCCTCTTTGATATTATTGCCCAGTCGATTAAGAAAGATCCAGCAGTCGCTGCCAATAATCAAGAGATTCATCGCCGTCTGCGCCTAGGAAATCTGATGATGCTGACTTCGCAAGGAACTCCATTCATCCACTCTGGTCAAGAGTACGGCCGGACCAAGCAATTCCGCGATCCTGCCTATAAATATCCTGTTTCTGAAGACAAGGTTCCAAACAAAGCGCATTTGTTGACCAATGAGGATGGCACGCCGTTTGAATACCCGTATTTCATTCATGATTCTTATGATTCAAGCGACGCGGTCAATCATTTTGACTGGACCAAGGCGACTGATGCGGAGAAATTCCCTGAAAATACAAAGAGCCATGCCTACATGAAGGGCTTGATTAGTCTGCGGAAATCAACGGACGCCTTTACCCGCAGTTCCAAAGCAGAAGTGGATCAAAATGTAACTCTCATCACCCAGCCTGGAAAGGATGGAGTTGAGAAAGAAGACCTTGTCCTTGGCTACCAAGTGGTTGCTTCAAATGGCGATATTTATGCAGTCTTTGTCAATGCGGATAAAAAGGAGCGAAACTTCAACTTTGGTGAAACCTACAAACATCTAGCAGGTGCAGAGGTTGTGGCTGATGGCAATAGCGCAGGCGTTTCTGCTATTTCAAATCCAGCAGGTGTCACTAGAAACAGTAATGGCTTGACTCTAGCTCCGCTGACAGCGACAATTTTGCGGATTAAAAAGGCGAGTCCAGCTCAAGAAGAAAAGCCTCAAGATACAAGTAAAGATATCCAGCAAAATCCGTCTCAAGGCAGCGTTAAGGAGCTTCAAAAAGAACAAAGCCCTAGACCTAGCCTGTCGAATAAGCTTGTTCAAGTTCCATCTGCAACTACATCTCCATCGCCAGAGAGTCAAAAACAACTTGCTGCAGAGCCACAGCAGGACAAAGTAAGTCCTACTGAGACTGCTTCGACAGAAAGAGTCTTGCCGAAAACAGGTACAGAAACTTCCCTGCTGGCGATTTTAGGTGGTTCTCTTGCCCTCTTTGCTGGCTTGCTCACTTTTAGAAAGAAGCAATAA
- a CDS encoding LacI family DNA-binding transcriptional regulator: MVAKLTDVAKLAGVSPTTVSRVINRKGYLSDKTISKVEAAMRELAYKPNNLARSLQGKSAKLIGLIFPNISNVFYAELIGKLEHELFKQGYKTIICNSEHDSDKEREYLEMLEANQVDGIISGSHNLGIEDYNRVTAPIISFDRNLSPDIPVVSSDNYGGGVLAAQTLVKAGAQNIIMITGNDNSNSPTGLRHAGFASVLPDAPIINVSSDYSPVRKEMEIKHILTHEKPDAIFASDDLTAILVMKVAQELDIQIPKNLKIIGYDGTYFVENYYPQLATIKQPLKEIAKLLVDLLLQKIDKQEVTTTGYFLPVNLLPGKSV, translated from the coding sequence ATGGTCGCAAAGCTAACTGATGTAGCAAAACTAGCAGGAGTCAGCCCTACAACTGTTTCCCGCGTCATCAACAGGAAAGGGTACTTATCCGACAAAACGATTTCTAAGGTTGAGGCAGCCATGCGAGAATTGGCTTACAAGCCTAACAATCTGGCGCGTAGCCTCCAAGGAAAATCAGCCAAGCTAATCGGGCTCATCTTTCCTAATATCAGCAATGTTTTTTACGCAGAATTAATTGGTAAATTGGAACACGAGCTCTTTAAACAGGGATATAAAACTATCATTTGCAATAGCGAGCATGACTCAGATAAGGAGCGTGAGTACCTTGAGATGCTGGAGGCTAATCAGGTGGATGGTATCATCTCCGGCAGTCACAATCTAGGCATCGAAGACTACAATCGCGTGACTGCTCCCATCATTTCCTTTGACCGTAACCTTTCACCAGATATTCCAGTTGTCTCCTCAGACAACTATGGCGGTGGAGTGCTGGCTGCTCAGACCTTGGTCAAGGCTGGCGCTCAAAATATCATCATGATCACCGGCAATGACAACTCCAATTCCCCAACTGGGCTGCGCCATGCTGGCTTCGCCTCTGTTCTACCAGACGCTCCAATCATCAATGTATCCAGCGATTATTCTCCCGTCCGCAAGGAAATGGAAATCAAGCATATTTTAACCCATGAGAAGCCAGATGCTATCTTTGCTTCAGATGATTTGACAGCCATTTTAGTGATGAAAGTCGCTCAGGAGCTGGACATCCAGATTCCTAAAAATTTAAAAATCATCGGCTACGACGGAACTTACTTTGTGGAGAACTATTATCCTCAACTAGCGACTATCAAACAACCACTGAAGGAGATTGCCAAACTTCTGGTCGATTTACTGCTACAAAAAATTGACAAGCAAGAAGTCACAACGACTGGCTACTTCCTACCTGTGAACCTCTTGCCAGGCAAAAGTGTGTAA
- a CDS encoding sucrose-6-phosphate hydrolase: MAWTTEKRYKRYEDWTQEEVQQIKENIAKSPWRANYHVEPQTGLLNDPNGFSYFDGKWVVFYQNFPFGAAHGLKCWVQLESDDLVHFTETGLRVLPDTALDSHGAYSGSAMRFDDKLFLFYTGNVRDENWVRHPYQIGALLDKSGKLEKIDKVLIEQPAEATDHFRDPQIFNYKGQFYAIVGGQNLDKQGYIKLYKAVDNDYSNWEVVGDLNFANDKTAYMMECPNLVFINDQPILLYCPQGLSKDVLGYGNIYPNMYKIGQSFDTNKAAMINPSPIQNLDYGFDCYATQAFNAPDGRALAVSWLGLPDVEYPSDHFDHQGVFSLVKELTLKDGKLYQYPVPAIKDLRAEAQPLAALAESKNSYELELNLAADTEHEIVLFADKDGKGLRINFDLKAGQVTVDRSQVGEPFALDFGTSRSCNIGKEATSATIFIDKSIFEIFINKGEKVFSGRVFPREDQTGIAITKGNPTGTYYELDYGRKAN, translated from the coding sequence TTGGCTTGGACGACTGAAAAACGCTACAAACGCTATGAAGACTGGACTCAGGAAGAGGTACAGCAGATCAAAGAAAACATCGCTAAATCTCCTTGGCGGGCTAACTACCATGTGGAGCCTCAGACAGGTCTGCTCAATGACCCCAATGGTTTTTCCTATTTTGATGGCAAGTGGGTGGTTTTCTACCAAAACTTTCCTTTCGGGGCAGCCCACGGTCTCAAGTGCTGGGTTCAATTAGAAAGTGATGACCTAGTTCACTTCACTGAAACTGGCCTTCGGGTGTTGCCAGATACTGCTCTGGACAGCCACGGTGCCTACTCTGGCTCTGCCATGCGGTTTGACGATAAGCTCTTTCTCTTCTACACTGGCAATGTTCGTGATGAGAATTGGGTGCGTCATCCTTATCAAATCGGTGCCTTGTTAGATAAATCAGGCAAGCTCGAAAAAATCGACAAGGTTTTGATTGAGCAGCCTGCTGAAGCGACTGACCACTTCCGCGATCCGCAGATTTTCAACTACAAAGGACAATTCTATGCCATTGTCGGTGGGCAAAATCTAGATAAACAAGGATATATCAAGCTTTACAAGGCTGTTGATAACGACTATAGCAACTGGGAAGTCGTCGGTGATTTGAACTTTGCCAATGACAAGACGGCCTATATGATGGAGTGTCCTAATCTAGTCTTTATCAACGATCAGCCAATCCTGCTCTACTGCCCTCAGGGTTTGTCTAAGGATGTACTGGGCTATGGCAACATTTATCCAAATATGTATAAAATAGGTCAATCGTTTGACACAAATAAAGCCGCGATGATTAATCCTAGCCCTATCCAAAATCTGGACTACGGTTTTGACTGCTATGCCACCCAAGCTTTTAACGCGCCTGACGGTCGCGCTCTGGCTGTCAGCTGGCTAGGCTTGCCTGATGTCGAATACCCTTCTGACCACTTCGACCATCAAGGAGTCTTCTCCCTCGTCAAGGAATTGACCCTGAAAGACGGCAAGCTCTACCAATACCCAGTCCCAGCAATCAAGGACTTACGAGCAGAGGCTCAGCCTTTAGCTGCTTTGGCAGAAAGCAAGAATAGCTACGAACTAGAACTGAATCTCGCTGCGGACACTGAGCATGAAATCGTCCTCTTTGCAGACAAGGACGGCAAGGGCCTACGCATCAACTTCGACCTCAAGGCAGGTCAAGTGACCGTTGATCGCAGTCAGGTGGGTGAGCCATTCGCTCTGGACTTTGGAACCAGCCGAAGCTGTAATATTGGCAAGGAAGCAACGAGCGCTACTATCTTCATCGATAAATCGATTTTTGAAATTTTCATCAATAAAGGAGAGAAAGTATTTTCCGGCCGTGTCTTCCCGAGAGAAGACCAGACAGGCATTGCCATTACCAAGGGCAATCCAACCGGTACTTACTATGAATTAGATTATGGTCGCAAAGCTAACTGA